CTTAGAGGAAGAAGATGATGATTTCTTTTCTGAATCTGAAAGCGAGGAAGAAATAAATGATGCAGATGAAGTAGAAGATGAAGAATAAACGCACCTAAAAACATATTATTTTGGGTGCAAAGTTAGGGCGGGAGAGTAACATCTTTCGCCCTATTTTGATTTATAACAGGAGGAAAACACAGATGAAGTTAGTTATTGCAGAAAAACCGAGTGTTGCAATCTCCATTGCAAAGGTTATTGGAGCAAATAAAAAGAAAGACGGATATTATGAAGGAAACGGATATAGGGTGAGCTGGTGCGTTGGACACCTAATTCAAATGGCAAATCCGGATGCTTATGATGAAAAGTACGCCAAGTGGAATATTGCTGATTTACCGATTATTCCGAGCGACTACAAGTATGAAGTAGCAAAGGCAACCAAGAAGCAGTTTAACATCCTTAAAAAGCTGATGAATGATAAGGAGGTTGATATGGTTATCAATGCCTGCGATGCAGGGCGTGAGGGAGAAAGTATTTTTAGACTTGTATATAATCAAGTGAATTGTAAAAAGAAGATGAAACGCCTTTGGATTTCTTCAATGGAAGATAGTGCCATTAAAGAGGGTTTTGATCATCTAAAAGACGGAAAGGACTATGATAATCTCTTTGAATCGGCACAGGCAAGAGCTATTGCGGATTGGTTAGTCGGAATGAATATTAGTAGGCTCTACTCTTGTCTGTATCAGCAAAATTACAGTGTTGGCAGAGTGCAGACACCTACCCTTGCCATGATTGTAAAAAGAGATGATGAGATAGCAAATTATCAGAAAGAAAAATATTACACAGTAGAGCTTTCTATGAATGGATTTACACTATCCACAGACAGAATTGATGATGAAGTTGCTGCTGAACAGCTTATAAGTTTAGTAGGCGATAAGATTGCAATTACTGATGTTATTCAAAAAGAAAAAATTACAAAGCCTGATTTACCTTTTGACCTAACTATGCTGCAAAGAGAGTGCAATAAGTTCTTTGGGTATTCAGCAAAGCAAACACTTGACTATGCTCAAAGCCTTTATGAAAAGAAACTAATTACTTATCCAAGAACAGACAGTAGATGCTTAACCGAAGATATGATTACGAGCACAGTGAACAATATTTTAGGTAAAAATGACTTTGACACAGAGCGTATCAAGGTAGTATTTAACTCAAAAAAGGTTACGGATCACCATGCAATTATTCCGACAATCAGTTCATTAAAGGAAGATGTTTCTGAATTACCTTTAAGTGAAGCAAAAGTTTACTTCCTTATATCTGATAAATTCCATGCAAGTGTAGGCTATCCACTCATTGAAAACACAACAAAGATAGTAGCTTTATTTGACGGTTTTGAATTTACAAGTTCAGGTAAGGTAATTAAGGATGAAGGCTTTAGCAAATACCTTAAAGAATACAAATCAAAAAAGAGTGAAGATGCTGTATTGCCCGATGTAAGTGTTGGTGATGTTTTGAGCGTTGAAAATAAATAGATAAAAGAAAAATTCACCCAACCTCCGAAACACTTTACTGAAGATACGCTTCTAAAGTCTATGGAGATTGCAGGAAATGATGCCTTAGAAAAGGGTGTAGAGGTGGAAAGAAAAGGTCTTGGCACTCCTGCAACAAGGGCAGGAATTATTGAAAATTTAATCTTTAAGGGATTTGTCGAAAGAGATAAGAAGAATCTAATTGCAACGCATAAAGGAATCAGCCTTGTAACGATTGTAGCGGATAGCTTTAAGTCGGCAGAAACGACAGCGAAGTGGGAAATGGAATTATCGGATATTGCTCAGGGAAAATCCTCTAAGAAAGAATTTTTAGATGCGATTGAAAATGAGATAAAAGAAGCGGTTTTGACATATCGTAAGTAAGACAACACTAATTTCAGCGTGGAAAAAATGCTCTAAAAATGCTATAATGCAAAGTAATCAATTTAATGATTGAGAGGTGATTATATGTCTAAAATAAATGTTGAAGGTTCAGAGATCAGCATTATTGCCATAGACAATAGAGATTATATTTCTTTAACGGATATGGTTAGAAATATTGAGAACGGTTCTGCTTTGATTGAAAAGTGGCTCAGAAACAAGAATACAATAGAGTTTTTAGGTATTTGGGAAGAAATGTATAACACGAATTTTAATTCCCCCGAATTCGAGGGAATTAAAAATGAAGCAGGATTTAACCGTTTTATATTATCGGTCAAGCAATGGGTGGAAAAAACTAATTCTATCGGTATCGTTGCGAGAGCAGGAAGATATGGTGGAACTTATGCTCATAAAGATATAGCGTTTGAGTTTGCTTCTTGGGTATCGCCATACTTTAAATTATATTTAATCAAGGAATTTGAACGCCTAAAGGAAGAAGAACAAAAGAAGTTAGGATGGGATATTAAGAGAAATTTGGCAAAAATCAATTATAGAATTCACACAGATGCCATTAAAAATAAACTTGTACCGGATAAACTTTCAAAAGAAAAAATCAATTTTATTTATGCAAGTGAAGC
The genomic region above belongs to Streptobacillus moniliformis DSM 12112 and contains:
- a CDS encoding KilA-N domain-containing protein; protein product: MSKINVEGSEISIIAIDNRDYISLTDMVRNIENGSALIEKWLRNKNTIEFLGIWEEMYNTNFNSPEFEGIKNEAGFNRFILSVKQWVEKTNSIGIVARAGRYGGTYAHKDIAFEFASWVSPYFKLYLIKEFERLKEEEQKKLGWDIKRNLAKINYRIHTDAIKNKLVPDKLSKEKINFIYASEADILNVSLFGITAKEWRDENPDLKGNIRDYADISQLVCLSNLENLNAVFINEGMSQSERLEKLNAIAIEQMKILSESESIKKLK